A section of the Streptomyces sp. V3I8 genome encodes:
- a CDS encoding rhomboid family intramembrane serine protease yields MVIPVHDVNPARRTPYVTYALIAANVAVFLVTPGALTGGSGLSQLCHLQAFLDHWAAVPRELIHGQLPTSVPTGAVGAGAGGPGCVVGPPGYDKSPQLSVLTAMFVHGGWVHLLGNMLFLLIFGNNIEDRLGHIRYLLFYGVCGYAAAYGFALVNADSGDPLIGASGAIAGVLGAYLVLYPRARVWVLVPFLIFLPLRLPAWIVLGFWFGLQAVYSSGTGISEAGTVAYVAHVVGFLAGMLLAWPLRRGTPPAPEPKGLLWGRRAGHRW; encoded by the coding sequence GTGGTCATACCCGTGCACGACGTGAACCCCGCACGCCGTACCCCGTACGTGACGTACGCGCTGATCGCCGCCAACGTCGCGGTCTTCCTGGTCACCCCGGGCGCACTCACCGGCGGGAGCGGCCTGTCCCAGCTGTGCCACCTGCAGGCGTTCCTGGACCACTGGGCGGCGGTGCCGCGGGAGCTGATCCACGGGCAGCTCCCGACGAGCGTCCCGACCGGGGCCGTGGGTGCCGGCGCCGGCGGCCCCGGCTGCGTGGTCGGTCCGCCCGGCTACGACAAGTCGCCGCAGCTGTCGGTCCTGACGGCGATGTTCGTGCACGGCGGCTGGGTGCACCTGCTGGGCAACATGCTCTTCCTGCTGATCTTCGGCAACAACATCGAGGACCGCCTCGGCCACATCCGCTACCTGCTGTTCTACGGGGTCTGCGGCTATGCGGCGGCGTACGGCTTCGCGCTGGTCAACGCCGACTCGGGCGACCCGCTGATCGGCGCGTCGGGCGCGATCGCCGGGGTGCTGGGGGCGTACCTGGTCCTTTATCCGAGGGCCCGGGTCTGGGTCCTGGTGCCGTTCCTGATCTTCCTGCCGCTGCGGCTGCCCGCCTGGATCGTGCTGGGCTTCTGGTTCGGCCTGCAGGCGGTGTACTCGTCCGGCACCGGCATCTCCGAGGCCGGCACGGTCGCGTACGTGGCCCACGTGGTCGGCTTCCTCGCGGGCATGCTCCTCGCCTGGCCCCTGCGCCGCGGCACCCCGCCCGCACCGGAACCGAAGGGCCTCCTGTGGGGCAGGAGGGCCGGCCACCGCTGGTAG
- a CDS encoding FAD-dependent oxidoreductase gives MSMSRENRTKERLVVVGGDAAGMSAASRARRLKGPEELEIIAFERGHFSSFSACGIPYWVGGDVEHRDQLIARSPEEHRARGIDLRMRTEVTELDVEGGRVRSRDLESGAEEWTSYDKLVIATGARPVRPPLPGIDAPGVHGVQTLDDGQALIDALGRTEGRRAVVIGAGYIGVEMAEAMINRGYEVTVVNRGREPMATLDPDMGRLVHTAMEGLGITMVNDAEVTKILTREDGRVRAVVTEDAEYPADVVVLGIGVRPETTLAEAAGLPLGAHQGLLTDLAMRVRGHENIWAGGDCVEVLDLVSGSERHIALGTHANKHGQVIGSNVAGGYATFPGVVGTAVSKVCDLEIARTGLREKDAHRAGLRFESVTIEATSRAGYYPDADPMTVKMLAELRTGRLLGVQIVGGEGAGKRVDIAAVALTAGMTVERMTSLDLGYAPPFSPVWDPILVAARQAVSAVRKSTP, from the coding sequence ATGAGCATGAGCCGGGAGAACCGTACGAAAGAGCGTCTGGTGGTCGTCGGAGGGGACGCGGCGGGCATGTCCGCCGCGTCCCGGGCGCGCCGGCTGAAGGGTCCCGAGGAACTGGAGATCATCGCCTTCGAGCGGGGACACTTCAGCTCCTTCTCCGCGTGCGGCATCCCGTACTGGGTGGGCGGCGACGTGGAGCACCGGGACCAGCTGATCGCGCGTTCGCCCGAGGAGCACCGCGCACGCGGGATCGACCTGCGGATGCGGACGGAGGTCACGGAACTCGACGTGGAGGGCGGCCGGGTGCGCTCGCGCGACCTGGAGTCCGGGGCCGAGGAGTGGACGTCGTACGACAAGCTCGTGATCGCGACGGGCGCCCGCCCGGTGCGGCCGCCGCTGCCCGGCATCGACGCCCCCGGGGTGCACGGGGTGCAGACCCTCGACGACGGCCAGGCCCTCATCGACGCGCTCGGCCGTACGGAGGGCCGCCGCGCGGTCGTCATCGGCGCGGGCTACATCGGCGTGGAGATGGCCGAGGCGATGATCAACCGCGGGTACGAGGTGACGGTCGTCAACCGCGGCAGGGAGCCGATGGCCACGCTCGACCCGGACATGGGCCGCCTGGTGCACACCGCCATGGAGGGCCTGGGCATCACGATGGTGAACGACGCCGAGGTCACCAAGATCCTCACCCGGGAGGACGGACGGGTCCGGGCGGTCGTCACCGAGGACGCCGAGTACCCGGCGGACGTGGTGGTCCTCGGCATCGGGGTCCGGCCGGAGACGACGCTCGCCGAGGCGGCGGGGCTGCCGCTCGGCGCCCACCAGGGGCTGCTGACGGACCTGGCCATGCGGGTGCGCGGCCACGAGAACATCTGGGCGGGCGGCGACTGCGTCGAGGTCCTCGACCTGGTCTCGGGGAGCGAACGCCACATCGCGCTGGGCACCCACGCCAACAAGCACGGCCAGGTCATCGGCTCGAACGTGGCCGGCGGCTACGCCACGTTCCCGGGTGTCGTCGGCACGGCGGTGAGCAAGGTCTGCGACCTGGAGATCGCCCGCACCGGCCTGCGGGAGAAGGACGCGCACCGGGCGGGCCTGCGGTTCGAGTCGGTCACCATCGAGGCGACGAGCCGTGCGGGCTACTACCCGGACGCCGATCCCATGACGGTGAAGATGCTCGCCGAGCTCCGCACCGGCCGCCTCCTCGGCGTCCAGATCGTCGGCGGCGAGGGCGCGGGCAAACGCGTGGACATCGCCGCCGTCGCCCTCACCGCGGGCATGACGGTGGAACGCATGACGTCCCTGGACCTCGGCTACGCCCCGCCGTTCTCCCCGGTCTGGGACCCCATCCTGGTGGCGGCCCGCCAGGCGGTGTCGGCGGTACGGAAGAGCACCCCGTAA